The following proteins are encoded in a genomic region of Arachis stenosperma cultivar V10309 chromosome 4, arast.V10309.gnm1.PFL2, whole genome shotgun sequence:
- the LOC130975427 gene encoding uncharacterized protein LOC130975427: protein MVKMLIFVIWGQRTSSTVNYDKILANAVTKTNILVVEGYLFELPDTIRAITEACQKARSNGALVAVTASDVSCIERHYDDFWEIIGNHADLIFANSDEARSLCNFDAKESSALVTRYLSHFVPLVSVTDGHRGSYISLMGEAVYIPPFPCVPVDTCAGDAYACGILYGVLRGISDLKSIGSIAAKVAATVVGQQGTRLRVSDAVKLAESFTFHRSTIGSDIGTDHISSV, encoded by the exons ATGGTGAAGATGCTAATATTTGTAATCTGGGGGCAGCGTACATCATCAACTGTTAACTATGACAAAATCTTGGCTAATGCGGTTACCAAGACCAACATACTTGTTGTTGAAGGGTATCTATTTGAACTACCCGATACTATTAGAGCAATAACAGAAGCATGTCAGAAAGCTCGCAGTAACGGTGCCTTAGTTGCAGTAACAGCCTCAGATGTCTCCTGCATTGAGAGACACTATGATGATTTCTG GGAAATTATTGGGAATCATGCGGATTTAATCTTCGCAAACAGTGATGAGGCCAGATCGCTCTGCAATTTCGACGCAAAGGAAAGCTCTGCTTTGGTTACAAGGTATCTGAGCCACTTTGTTCCGCTAGTATCAGTAACTGACGGTCATAGAGGCTCCTACATCAGTCTAATGGGTGAAGCCGTATACATTCCCCCATTTCCATGTGTTCCGGTAGATACTTGTGCCGGAGATGCATATGCGTGCGGCATACTTTATGGTGTTCTAAGAGGCATATCTGATTTGAAAAGCATAGGTTCAATAGCAGCTAAGGTTGCAGCCACTGTTGTAGGTCAACAAGGAACAAGGCTTAGAGTCTCAGATGCAGTGAAATTGGCTGAATCTTTCACATTTCATAGATCTACTATTGGATCAGATATTGGCACTGATCACATTTCTAGTGTCTAA